Sequence from the Tolypothrix sp. NIES-4075 genome:
TGGACTTCTCCCAATCACCTCGGTATTTAACGCCGGGGTTTTTTATTGTTGTTGATGGGTACTAAGTGCAGTTTGCTATTGACCTCCAACACCGACACTATTTTGGCTGAATCTGCTCTCAAAAGCGGCTGACACGGTACGTCAGCGAAAAAATGGGACTCTGGTTAATGTCGCGCTGACCATTATTTTATGGAAGCAGCAGGAATAGAACCGCAGCTAAGACAGATTTTTATCGCTTCTTGTGCCTCTTGTAAATTTACCCAAATCCAGGGTATGCGATCGCCTCTGGTGAAACAGATATTTTGAATAGGATGGAAATGCGATCGTTAATTAAGTAAAAGCTCTATTTTTGATGGAGGTGAGCAAATGTTTACCAAAATTTTCTTGAGCATTGGTGCATCGCTAGCGATCGCTTTACTGATTCTAGTCATTTTAAGAATTAGGAACGAACAAGAAGTTAATAGAATTTGGCGATTGTGCTTCGCACACGCTACGCGAACGCTTGAAGCAGCCCCGACAGAAAATCGTTTTACTAAAGACATGGTTGCAGAATTACCTGCTCCTGTACAACGCTACTTTTTGCATAGCATTGCACTCTTGACTCCTCTTGCTTCCTCTGTCAGCTTGAAAATGAGCGGCAGTTTTAGGATGGCGCAGGATAAACCGTGGATACCGATGCAAGCTACAGAAATTCTCTCAACAAAAGGATTTATTTGGAAAGCAAGGATTGGTAGTGGTTTGTTCCAAATGATCGGCAGCGATCGCGCAACAGTTAAGCAACTCCAAATCGCCTAGCGATCAGTTCGTAGTAAGCACTAAAGTCCTGACTACGAACTTATTATCCCCTCATATATAGCGCCTGAAAAATAACAACTCACCACCTAAAACAGAGGCTTATGTCTCAAAAAATCATTATCGATCCAGTTACCCGCATTGAAGGACATGCCAAAATCTCTATTTACTTAGATGATAGCGGACAAGTCAGCGATGCTCGGTTTCATGTCACAGAATTTCGTGGTTTTGAAAAGTTTTGTGAAGGTCGTCCGCTTTGGGAAATGCCAGGAATTACGGCGCGAATTTGTGGAATTTGTCCGGTGAGTCATTTATTGGCTTCTGCTAAAGCAGGCGATCGCATCCTGGGGGTGACGATTCCTAAAGCTGCTGAAAAACTGCGCCGTTTAATGAATTGGGGACAAATTATTCAATCCCATAAAAATTCTCAAGAGCCTGATTAAATGTTATATAAATAAGTAGAAAGGCACAAAAAAACCGAAGTATGTAACGAAAAGTAAAGTTGTCCAAAAACCTCTTCCCTTCAGCATAGCTGCCCTCAGCATAGCTGCCTTGTCATAACGACAATTTTTAACGCCAACCTACTTATACGTTTGCTTGACATAATTTGATTTTCTGTTTTTTGTTGCTCGTTTAATTGCTGGTTTCTTTTTTTCTTGTGAGGAGTTGTAATATTTTTACCTCCTTGATATCCTTTATCTCCCTCGAATTCTTGTTCGACATCAAATTTTTTCTTGCGATCGCAACTAGAACCGCTTCATCTGCACTGACTATAGAGTAGCCACAAAAGTTATCTCATAACATTTAACCTTCATTCTTCTGTAATTTTCATTCCAAAATACGAATCTACCAAGGGCGATAATGCCTAATGGCACGATAACAGAAGCATGAAAGCGTGAATACAAAACTCCTCATTTCTCCCCAAGAAGTCACGTCACTGTTAGCAGAGAAATCATCACAGACTGTCATTATTGATACGCGAAGTCAAGAAGATTATGCTATTTCTCATATTTCTCAATCCATAAATATTAGAGATTTTTTCACCTATCTTTTAGAGAATTCCTCGCCAGCAGGATTAAAGGAATTGCAAGAGTATTTTGCAGAAATCATGAGCAGGGTAGGAATATCTGGTGCAGAACAGTTAATTGTTTATGAAGATGCTTTAACTAAAGGTTATGGTCAATCTTGTCGAGCAGCTTTCTTACTGAAATATTTGGGTTGCACTCAGGTATCTATTTTACACGGAGGATATAGAGCATGGCTCAAGGCAGGATTACCTACTACCTCGGAAGTACCATTACGTGAAAGCAGCACATTTAAATTGCATCCCAACGCTGACATAATGGTGACTACCACCGAGATGTTGCAAGCAATTGACAATCCAGCAATTATTAAATTAGATGTGCGCGACAGCTCAGAATGGCTTGGGTTGAGTTCTTCTCCTTACCATCCTGATTTTTGTCCTCGCAAAGGCAGAATCCCTAACGCTGTATGGTTAGAATCCCCACGCTTATTAGCCTCTGGGAGCAATTGACCCAAGTATCCGCCTACGCCGACTTTCGCCAAATCTCCGAATGTTGGGCGAAAGTTATGGTCTGCGATCGCCAACACCAAAGCCCCAATCACCAAAATAATTACAACCACGGATCTAACAGTAAGGCGTGATAGCATCTTAACCCTCATCCGATTTTTGCTTATGCTTTAGCTCTCCTTTGAGTTCTTTAATTTCACCCAAAAGCCGATTAGCCTTGTGGTCAATTTCCTCTTGAAGAGCGTGTATTAAATAATCAATTTGCTCTTTACGTTCGCAGTAAGCAGCCACATGCACGCCAAAGTTATATTCGTTATCAGCCATCCTTTTGATGAATAATTTATTTAACTCATCAATTGAGTCATAAATTGCTTTCTCAACTTGAAACACTCTATAAGTAATCCCGATCAGCGCTATAACTCCCAAGATAATATCAAGATTATTTTTCATATATCATTAAGCTGCTCTAAACCAAATAGCAGGTATATAAGTTGAGTTGACCGAAGAGGCAGGGGAGCAGGGAGCACTCTTGCAGGGGAGAAAGATACTGAAATCCCTCTGCACTCATGGTTTCAAGGCCCTAAATTTATTTATGCACAAAAGCAAAAATATTTATTTCGAGATGCATAGCACGAGAAATGATGCGTCCTTGTTTCAAGCCCCTAAATTTATTTATGGGGTTTCCCCCCTGCTAGAGTGCAAGAACTGCCCCTTTTCCTCTTCTTTGACAAGATTATCAATTGGAGCGTTTGATGGAAAGGGCGCATAATTAAAATTGTTTTTATAGCCAATGCAGCCATTGTAAGAAGGTGAATTGGAACCAACAAAATGGGTAAAAGCAAAATTATAAGAGCAAGCAATAGTATTCGCGACTGAACAACTGGCTGCTAACCAATACCAACCACTATTTAATAAACAAGGATTAAAAGAGGCTTCTTTATATCCCGAACCAAAACTATTTATTTCGCCAGCGTCTAAAATTAATTGGCTAGGAAGACTTGATTCATTTGAATAAATACCTAATCGAACTTTCCCACTGCTACTAGAATTACTTGCCAAGATTGAAAGTCTATCAATTTTAGTTGTTGAGCCAATAAATAAAGGAAAGTAAACAATCGTATTAGGAGATAAAACGGTATTGTTAGTAATATAATCCACAACGTAAGGACTATAAAAATAATACTTACCCGTTAAAAATCCCGGATGCAGTTGTGTATTAGAAATTATTTTGCTGTCATTAAATAAAGGCATTAGATAAACTCTCTTATTAAAGCCTTGCCATTAACAGCATCCCAAATACCAGAAATCACACCAGTGTAAGTAAAGGGAATTTCATAATATCCACCAGCACCAACCTTGGCAGTAAAAGCAGAAGTGGTGGCAGTTGCACCCAATTCAACATATAAATTAGCGGTTGAATTATTCCAAATAGTTGCCCCTTTCCTCGCAGAGGTTGCAGCTAAAAGATTAACTGAAGTAGTGCTAGCATCCACACTTGAAGGAGTTGCAGCGCCGCTTGTAGAGGGTGTAATAGTAAATTGATCAGGATTGTAAAGTGGCATATTTTACGTAATGAATTATTCAAAACCTTAGTCAAAACCTTCTACAAAAGAAAGCTGGGTAGTACTTGCACTTATTGCTGAAATCTTGCCTGTGTAGAGATTTGAAGAAGTTATTTCATAACTTCCCCCGTAGCCTTTAATAACAATACCTTCATCAATAACAGCCTTTGATTTATCCTCTAAAACTAGAGTAATATCCGCAGTTCCGTTATTAATAAAAGCAGCATAAAAGAAGTAAAAATAATGAAAATTAATGGCGAGGGACAAGCTTCTGTTTTGTCAAACGATGACTATGCCAAAATTCGCAAACAAATCAAAAGCAAGAAATACAAATTGCTTTTGGACATTGCTTGGTATACCGGCGAGCGCTGGGGTGCTTTGGTGCAGTTGAAAGTTGATGATTGCTACAACCCAGACGGCAGTCCCAGAGATTGTATCAACTTTCGAGGCAGCACCCGAAAAGCGACGCCGGACGGAAAGCGAACGACGCGCCAAGTACCAGTGCATCAAGTACTTTTAGAGTCGTTACTCGCTTACAAGCATGATTCTACATCTCCTTGGATGTTTGGCGATCGCACCGGAGATAAACCAATAACCCTACGCTGGGCTGACATGATTCTCCGGGCGGCGGTTGAAAAAGCCGGTCTTGCGGCTAAGGGCATCAGCACGCACAGCACCCGCCGGACGTTTATCACGAAACTGCACCGCAACGGGACAGACCTTTACACCATCAAGAAAATTACTGGGCACAAGGATTTTAAGGCTTTAGAGCGTTATGTGGAAATTGATAGCGATCGCGTTAAGGGGGCTATAGCCGCGTTATGAAAATTTTGCTTTATCATCAGCACCTAATGCAGAGTGCAAATTTAATCGAGGGGCGCTTGCTACTTCTTGACTCGGAAGCACCCAGCATCGCTAACACCTACATAGCAACATCCGGGCTTCCCAACAATCAGCGGTTTGAGTGTCTCTCGTCGCCAGGGAAAGGAAGCATTCCTGCCAATAACGTTATTGGCATTGACTCTTATCAGGTCGCGACCACACCGATATATATGCTTGGTGTTAAGGGTGTTGAGGGTAACTTTTACAAAATTAACCCGCACATGGTGACGGTTAACGGCGTTACTCGCGGTGACTTTGGGGTGCATTTTGACGCGAATGTACCCGGTAGTAGTGGGTGCGTGGTACTGCGAACTGACATCGGGTGGAAGGCGTTTGAGGAAGATATGAAAAAGTTATACAGCGATGGGGTTAAAGAAGTTCCGTTATTGGTGAGTTATAGCCGATGAATAAACTGTTTTTAAGTATTGAGGACTTTTACACGGATCTTCAATCCGGGGAGTTTGATGAACTCCTGGCGCTAGCAGGAGTGTTGCAAAAACTGTCAGATGCCGCTTGGGAAGAAGTTGAGGAATTATACCAACCCTCAATCTGTGTCCACTAAGGTTATATTGATAACCTCAGAAATTTAAATTACTTGTAGGCGATGTCAAATACGGCATCGCCTTTTTTATTGACTTATGCACTTTGACACAATTATACAAAAGTTTTTATGGCTGCCGAAAAAGACCGAGGGGGATAGGTGTTGGGAACTAGGGGTTGGGAATTGGTCGGTGGGGTGCTGTGAACATTGAAGACGCGAGTACGCTTTTTGAGGATAGTGTCATTTTTCGGGCGTTTGGAATTATTGGTGTTGTTGCCTGAATAAAAGCGCCCGAAAAATGCCCCTACATCCTCAAAACTTCAATGTTCTTGATTTGGTATCCAAATTTCTGAATTGTTGGATTAGCTGCTTAATCTGGTTGGGGGATTGTCCGAGAGCGATCGCATCCCTAACTAATTGCATTCTCGATTGGGCTGCTTCACAGTTGATATTACCACCGCCAATATGCAAATGCTTGGTTTTACCGCCTTCTTTGTAGCTGTAGCGAAAATATTTTCTGTCGCCTCTAGCTGTTCCTTTAGCCTTATAAATATTGATTGCGGTTAGCGAATCATTTTCACTGGTTACATCTGACACTAATGATTCGCTAACCGGACTATCTTCAAAAGTTAGCGAATCATTAGTATTGTTTGAGACTTCAGTAAAAGTTAGCGAATCAATAAATAAATTTGATTCGCTAACCAATGGGCATGGAATGCTTAAAATACCATCTTCTAATTTATCAACGGTGTAGCGGAATTCAGCTTCAGCGTCTGAAGTTAACGGTGCAGTAATTTCTACTACTGTTTCGCAGTTGCCGTCAGGATCGTAAATCTCGATTGAAAAATCAAAGTGCTTGGTTTTGGACTTTCCTACTTTGCGATCGCGAATAACCTCAAATTCACCACGCCAAGACTTGTAAGTTTTCTGCCAGCGCTTAGGTATGGTTACAGAATCAACTTGGCTTGCCTCAAAAGTGAACAGGGTTAATTGTTCTGGTGGTTGATGCATAATTTGTATTCAGGGTTTTTAAAGTTGAGCTGCTTGATTACGAGCAGCTTTTTTACAGGACTTACGCAACTGG
This genomic interval carries:
- a CDS encoding DUF6544 family protein, producing the protein MFTKIFLSIGASLAIALLILVILRIRNEQEVNRIWRLCFAHATRTLEAAPTENRFTKDMVAELPAPVQRYFLHSIALLTPLASSVSLKMSGSFRMAQDKPWIPMQATEILSTKGFIWKARIGSGLFQMIGSDRATVKQLQIA
- a CDS encoding tyrosine-type recombinase/integrase codes for the protein MKINGEGQASVLSNDDYAKIRKQIKSKKYKLLLDIAWYTGERWGALVQLKVDDCYNPDGSPRDCINFRGSTRKATPDGKRTTRQVPVHQVLLESLLAYKHDSTSPWMFGDRTGDKPITLRWADMILRAAVEKAGLAAKGISTHSTRRTFITKLHRNGTDLYTIKKITGHKDFKALERYVEIDSDRVKGAIAAL